In Methylococcus geothermalis, one genomic interval encodes:
- a CDS encoding DDE-type integrase/transposase/recombinase — protein MTPLEERQQGVALLSEATTAGARQDEACAVLGLSARTLQRWREDETIRSDQRPLRPYEPPHKLTAQERAELLAVANSEEFGHLPPSQIVPRRADQGRYLASESTFYRVLRAENQLGHRRSERPAKTTRAKPRAVCATASNQVYSGDITYLPAAIRGQFFYLYLFLDLFSRKIVGWQVYEEENSVLASEVLRDLCHREGVLPDQVILHSDNGGPMKGATMLATLQALGVIPSFSRPAVSNDNPDSERCSRP, from the coding sequence ATGACCCCCCTCGAAGAGCGCCAGCAAGGGGTCGCACTGCTGTCGGAAGCCACGACGGCGGGCGCGCGCCAGGACGAAGCCTGCGCCGTGCTGGGGCTGAGTGCGCGCACCCTGCAACGCTGGCGGGAGGACGAAACGATCCGCAGCGACCAGCGCCCGTTACGGCCGTATGAGCCACCCCACAAGCTGACGGCCCAAGAGCGCGCCGAGCTGCTGGCGGTGGCGAATTCGGAGGAATTCGGCCATTTGCCGCCAAGCCAGATCGTGCCCCGGCGGGCGGATCAAGGCCGCTATCTCGCCTCGGAGTCGACCTTCTATCGCGTGCTGCGGGCGGAAAACCAGTTGGGGCACCGCCGCAGCGAACGCCCCGCAAAGACCACGAGAGCCAAGCCCCGTGCGGTCTGCGCCACGGCGTCGAACCAGGTCTACAGTGGGGACATCACCTACCTGCCGGCCGCCATCCGGGGGCAGTTCTTCTATCTCTACCTGTTCCTCGACCTGTTCAGCCGCAAGATCGTTGGCTGGCAGGTCTATGAAGAAGAAAACAGTGTCCTGGCCAGCGAGGTTTTGCGTGATCTCTGCCACCGCGAAGGCGTTCTGCCGGATCAGGTCATCCTGCATTCCGACAATGGCGGCCCCATGAAAGGCGCGACCATGCTGGCCACCCTGCAGGCGCTCGGCGTCATACCGTCATTCAGTCGCCCGGCGGTCAGCAACGACAACCCTGACTCGGAACGCTGTTCAAGACCTTGA
- a CDS encoding integrase core domain-containing protein has product MKYRPEYPLRPFADLAAARQWVMGLVRWYNHEHRHSAIRFVTPAQRHAGQDTALLDQRKAVYEAARARHPQRWRGPTRNWQRIQVVHLNPDQTDAKAGDPREGKTEAKKAA; this is encoded by the coding sequence TTGAAATACCGCCCCGAATACCCGCTGCGGCCCTTTGCCGACCTGGCGGCGGCCAGGCAGTGGGTAATGGGCTTGGTTCGCTGGTACAACCACGAACATCGCCACAGCGCCATCCGCTTCGTCACCCCGGCACAGCGCCATGCCGGCCAGGACACGGCGCTGCTGGATCAACGCAAGGCCGTCTACGAGGCCGCCCGAGCCCGGCATCCTCAGCGTTGGCGGGGACCCACCCGGAATTGGCAACGGATCCAGGTGGTTCATTTGAATCCGGATCAGACTGATGCGAAAGCAGGCGATCCAAGAGAGGGGAAAACCGAGGCCAAAAAAGCCGCTTGA